A stretch of the Lepidochelys kempii isolate rLepKem1 chromosome 15, rLepKem1.hap2, whole genome shotgun sequence genome encodes the following:
- the RFLNA gene encoding refilin-A isoform X2 yields the protein MMESPPHPSVPYLLVNSSVPEMRPRMFPVFFGESIEVNPEPVQEIRCNSEVKYDSEKHYRDDIFYGPIPTVTAYSETVIATPNCTWRNYKSQLIFEPRQKPLRFQSTTIIFPKCTKNIYRTTLTYSLGCAKRWFASSVQLELCEETSPCVIYSETLSSARAGL from the exons ATGATGGAGAGCCCACCACATCCCTCG GTCCCTTACCTTCTTGTGAACTCTTCTGTGCCAGAGATGAGGCCTCGAATGTTCCCGGTGTTTTTTGGCGAAAGCATTGAGGTCAACCCTGAACCTGTGCAGGAAATTAG GTGCAACTCGGAGGTGAAATATGACTCAGAGAAACACTACAGGGACGACATCTTCTATGGACCCATCCCCACCGTGACCGCCTACAGCGAGACGGTCATCGCCACGCCTAACTGCACCTGGCGGAACTACAAGTCGCAGCTGATCTTCGAGCCCCGCCAGAAGCCCCTGCGGTTCCAGAGCACAACCATCATCTTCCCCAAATGCACCAAGAACATTTACCGAACCACCCTCACTTACAGCCTGGGCTGTGCCAAGCGCTGGTTCGCGTCCAGCGTGCAGCTTGAGCTCTGCGAGGAAACCAGCCCCTGCGTCATCTACAGCGAGACCCTTTCATCCGCCCGTGCGGGGCTCTGA